Proteins encoded by one window of Rhodobacteraceae bacterium IMCC1335:
- a CDS encoding DUF4167 domain-containing protein, whose translation MRSSKPRSRSKQNRNRSVGNVVNRVFESSGPEGKVRGTPQQVIEKYNQLARDAQLSNDRVAAENFQQHAEHYLRLLSEAQREQDARREQQERENRERQAERDRERQERQEDASQTMSESSGFSTAAHEEEQPEVSSMPIMDEDAGLAPPFQPEQPNETQAPKPARKPRVPLKPRAPKSAPTENALPEVD comes from the coding sequence ATGAGATCATCTAAACCCCGTTCGCGGTCTAAGCAAAATCGCAACCGTTCCGTTGGTAATGTCGTCAATCGCGTGTTCGAGAGCTCAGGACCAGAGGGCAAAGTGCGCGGAACGCCACAGCAAGTTATTGAAAAATATAATCAATTGGCGCGTGACGCCCAGTTAAGCAATGATCGGGTTGCGGCAGAAAACTTTCAACAACATGCCGAACATTATTTGCGCTTACTCAGCGAAGCGCAGCGCGAGCAAGATGCACGTCGCGAACAGCAAGAGCGTGAGAACCGTGAACGTCAGGCAGAACGCGATCGCGAACGTCAAGAGCGCCAAGAAGATGCCTCGCAAACCATGAGTGAGTCCAGTGGTTTCAGTACTGCGGCGCATGAAGAGGAACAACCCGAGGTTTCGAGCATGCCGATCATGGATGAAGATGCGGGTTTAGCACCACCTTTTCAACCTGAGCAGCCGAATGAGACACAAGCGCCAAAACCGGCGCGCAAACCCCGCGTTCCGCTCAAACCTCGGGCGCCCAAGTCCGCTCCGACTGAAAATGCATTGCCAGAAGTTGATTAA
- a CDS encoding YdiU family protein, whose protein sequence is MSTPVQIPFDNSFAKLPAGFYTKLPATAVKAPKMIAYNQGLAKDLGITGGSESTLAEIFSGNQMPAGAEPLAQLYSGHQFGQYNPQLGDGRALLLGEVLCPDGARFDIQLKGAGPTPYSRNGDGRSWLGPVLREYVVSEAMHALGVPTTRALAAVETGQPVLREAVYPGGILTRVAKSHLRVGSFQVFAARRDITALQTLFEYTVERHFPQAQSPDALLNAVIDLQARLIAKWMGLGFIHGVMNTDNCQIAGETIDYGPCAFMDIYHPDQVFSSIDRTGRYAYSNQPNIIVWNMAQFATALIPLMPDAEAAIDRFTQNIHAMPDLINTYWLREFGAKIGLKTPQPEDFDLISALLTLMAEGQADFTNTFHALANGKPENEFTDPHPFEDWRQKWQMRLKDEADPHLLMQSKNPALIPRNHKIEHMITAAVTGDYTQFHRLNAALSSPFTASDDFEDLRQPPEMHEKVTATFCGT, encoded by the coding sequence ATGAGCACTCCGGTTCAAATTCCCTTTGACAACAGTTTTGCAAAGCTGCCTGCAGGATTTTACACAAAGCTGCCTGCAACGGCCGTAAAAGCCCCGAAGATGATTGCTTATAATCAAGGCTTGGCCAAAGACCTTGGTATAACAGGCGGCTCAGAAAGCACTTTGGCGGAGATTTTTTCAGGCAATCAAATGCCAGCCGGGGCCGAGCCGCTGGCGCAGCTTTATTCCGGGCATCAATTTGGCCAATATAATCCTCAATTGGGCGATGGGCGTGCACTATTGCTGGGCGAAGTGCTCTGTCCAGATGGGGCGCGGTTTGACATCCAATTGAAAGGCGCGGGTCCAACGCCCTATTCGCGCAATGGCGATGGTCGGTCTTGGCTGGGCCCAGTTTTGAGAGAATATGTGGTTTCAGAGGCCATGCACGCTTTGGGCGTTCCGACAACCCGCGCCCTGGCCGCAGTGGAAACGGGCCAGCCTGTTCTGCGCGAAGCCGTTTATCCCGGAGGCATTTTAACCCGCGTTGCCAAAAGCCATCTGCGCGTAGGAAGCTTTCAAGTATTCGCAGCCCGACGCGACATAACCGCCTTACAAACCTTGTTCGAATATACGGTGGAGCGGCATTTTCCACAGGCTCAAAGCCCAGATGCGCTTTTGAACGCCGTGATCGATCTGCAGGCTCGTTTGATAGCCAAATGGATGGGCTTGGGTTTTATACATGGTGTGATGAATACGGATAATTGCCAGATTGCGGGGGAAACGATTGATTATGGCCCCTGCGCTTTTATGGATATATATCATCCCGACCAAGTGTTTTCCTCCATCGATCGCACCGGGCGCTATGCCTATAGCAATCAGCCCAACATCATCGTTTGGAACATGGCGCAATTTGCGACGGCTCTTATTCCCTTGATGCCCGATGCAGAGGCGGCCATAGATCGCTTCACGCAAAATATTCATGCCATGCCCGATTTGATCAATACGTATTGGCTGCGTGAGTTTGGGGCCAAAATCGGATTGAAAACACCCCAACCCGAAGATTTTGACCTCATCAGCGCGTTATTGACGCTTATGGCAGAAGGTCAGGCAGATTTCACCAACACCTTTCATGCCCTGGCCAACGGTAAGCCGGAAAATGAATTTACAGATCCCCACCCCTTTGAAGACTGGCGTCAAAAATGGCAAATGCGTTTAAAAGACGAGGCAGATCCGCATTTGCTGATGCAGTCGAAAAACCCTGCACTTATTCCACGCAACCATAAGATAGAGCATATGATCACCGCAGCTGTTACGGGGGATTACACCCAATTTCACCGCTTGAACGCTGCATTGTCTTCCCCGTTCACCGCCTCTGATGATTTTGAGGACCTTAGACAGCCACCAGAAATGCATGAGAAAGTAACCGCAACATTTTGTGGTACATAG
- the mazG gene encoding nucleoside triphosphate pyrophosphohydrolase: protein MGFDKNIISDPKGGMPRLLEIMRALRNPETGCPWDIEQSFESIAPYTVEEAYEVADAIARKDWDDLRDELGDLLLQAVYHAQIAEEKNLFNFDDIANGISDKMLRRHPHVFGDESREKSSVEQTQDWEKLKAAERVSKSKSGALDDVALALPALMRAVKLQKRAALVGFDWPEIGHVLEKIKEEAAELVEAQSTSDQAHMAEEYGDLLFVMVNLGRHLNIDPEDALRQANAKFTRRFRHIENELNKLGKTPQSSSLTEMDAFWEEAKAREKRSNA, encoded by the coding sequence ATGGGCTTTGATAAAAATATTATTTCTGATCCCAAAGGCGGTATGCCGCGGCTTTTGGAAATCATGCGCGCGCTGCGCAATCCAGAAACCGGATGCCCGTGGGATATTGAGCAAAGCTTTGAAAGCATCGCGCCCTACACGGTGGAAGAAGCCTATGAAGTGGCGGATGCAATTGCCCGCAAAGATTGGGATGACTTGCGAGATGAGTTGGGCGATTTATTGCTCCAGGCGGTCTATCACGCGCAAATCGCTGAAGAAAAAAACCTATTTAACTTTGATGACATTGCCAATGGGATCAGCGATAAAATGCTGCGCAGGCACCCGCATGTGTTCGGTGATGAAAGCCGCGAGAAATCGAGTGTAGAACAAACGCAAGATTGGGAGAAGCTGAAGGCGGCCGAGCGGGTCAGCAAATCCAAATCAGGCGCTTTAGACGATGTGGCCTTGGCGTTGCCCGCATTAATGCGGGCGGTTAAATTGCAAAAACGCGCCGCGCTGGTGGGGTTTGATTGGCCCGAAATTGGGCATGTTTTGGAAAAAATCAAAGAAGAAGCGGCCGAGTTGGTTGAGGCACAGAGCACGTCAGATCAGGCCCATATGGCGGAAGAATATGGCGATTTATTATTCGTAATGGTAAATTTAGGGCGACATTTAAATATTGATCCCGAAGACGCGCTGCGCCAAGCAAACGCGAAATTCACCCGCCGTTTCAGGCATATTGAAAATGAGCTAAACAAATTGGGAAAGACGCCACAAAGCAGCAGCCTGACCGAAATGGACGCGTTTTGGGAAGAGGCGAAAGCACGAGAAAAGCGCAGCAACGCCTAG
- the prmC gene encoding peptide chain release factor N(5)-glutamine methyltransferase codes for MILRDLLALGQQKLKQADIDTAGRDARLLAAAAMDINTAQVTLKALDHVSKQQQDHFESMIEQRRSFKPVSRILGKRQFWNRWFEISPDVLDPRDDSEVLVNLALQQKADRILDLGTGSGILVLTLLSEWPDALAVGADICEKALLIAQRNAVQLEISDRFQAQKSDWFEAISGQFDLILSNPPYIGEDEIPHLDPDVRLYDPMIALSPGRDALQAYQNIARDAIGYLKPGGRLLVEIGFRQGEAVRELFASNGLKEIEIIQDLNGLDRVVCAIKAKFV; via the coding sequence ATGATTCTACGCGACTTGTTGGCGCTGGGTCAGCAAAAACTCAAACAAGCAGATATTGACACTGCCGGGCGGGATGCGCGCCTTTTGGCGGCTGCCGCAATGGATATAAACACGGCGCAAGTTACGCTGAAAGCCTTAGATCACGTATCAAAACAGCAACAAGATCATTTTGAAAGCATGATTGAGCAACGGCGCAGCTTTAAGCCTGTCTCGAGGATTTTGGGGAAACGGCAGTTTTGGAACCGTTGGTTTGAGATATCCCCCGATGTTCTGGATCCTCGAGACGATAGCGAGGTGCTTGTTAATTTGGCGCTGCAACAAAAAGCGGATCGCATTTTGGACCTTGGAACAGGCAGCGGAATCTTGGTGCTGACACTCTTATCTGAGTGGCCGGACGCGCTGGCCGTTGGCGCCGATATTTGTGAAAAAGCCCTTCTTATCGCGCAAAGGAACGCTGTGCAGCTTGAGATTTCCGATCGATTTCAAGCGCAAAAAAGCGATTGGTTTGAGGCTATAAGCGGGCAATTCGATCTTATCTTGTCCAATCCTCCTTATATTGGAGAGGATGAGATCCCCCATTTAGATCCCGATGTGCGGCTTTACGATCCAATGATTGCGCTCAGTCCAGGGCGTGATGCGTTGCAAGCTTATCAAAACATAGCACGCGATGCGATCGGTTATCTTAAACCAGGTGGGCGCTTATTGGTTGAAATTGGGTTTCGGCAAGGTGAGGCGGTGCGTGAGTTATTTGCGTCAAACGGGCTTAAGGAAATCGAAATAATCCAAGATCTGAATGGGCTAGATCGGGTTGTGTGCGCGATAAAGGCCAAATTTGTTTAA
- a CDS encoding DEAD/DEAH box helicase yields MGLPKGLVAQLTAAGIHEPTPIQSHAIPHALNGKDVLGLAQTGTGKTFAFGAPLVTQLSEMTGRPNAKMVRGLILAPTRELAKQISDSIKLLVVNSPMKIGLVVGGVSIRPQIARAARGSDIIVATPGRLIDLLDRQALSLSDTRFLVLDEADQMLDLGFIHSLRKIAGLLPKQRQTMLFSATMPKQMNELAASYLQSPVRVEVSPPGKAADKIDQSVHYVAKAEKMNLLIERLKTHEGDLALVFSRTKHGAEKMLKTLHKSGFSAGSVHGNKSQSQRDRAIRDFREGVIKVLVATDVAARGLDIPDVRFVYNYDLPDVPENYVHRIGRTARAGAAGQAVAFCAPDEMDALKAIQKLMALRIPIGSGRPWEDIEIPAGKKNGARPSGNRRRKPSGSNSQGGHSAKPSMTGAQRARQRRKSKAARSAA; encoded by the coding sequence ATGGGTCTGCCCAAAGGTTTGGTGGCACAATTAACAGCTGCGGGTATTCACGAACCAACGCCCATCCAATCGCACGCGATACCGCATGCGCTGAACGGCAAGGATGTTTTGGGGCTGGCGCAAACGGGAACTGGCAAAACCTTCGCTTTTGGTGCGCCATTGGTGACGCAATTATCCGAGATGACGGGGCGACCCAACGCCAAAATGGTGCGCGGGTTGATTTTGGCGCCCACGCGCGAATTGGCAAAGCAAATCAGCGATTCGATAAAGCTTTTGGTGGTTAATTCTCCGATGAAGATTGGCTTGGTGGTCGGAGGCGTTTCAATTCGGCCCCAAATCGCCCGCGCGGCGCGTGGCTCAGATATTATCGTTGCTACCCCAGGCCGGTTGATCGATCTGCTTGACCGGCAAGCGCTTTCCCTCAGCGATACCCGTTTTTTGGTTTTGGATGAAGCAGATCAAATGTTGGATTTGGGCTTTATTCACAGCCTGCGGAAAATCGCAGGTCTTCTGCCAAAACAGCGCCAGACGATGTTGTTTTCGGCAACGATGCCCAAGCAAATGAATGAATTGGCCGCGAGTTATCTCCAATCGCCGGTAAGAGTTGAAGTATCACCGCCAGGCAAAGCGGCGGATAAGATTGATCAATCTGTGCATTATGTGGCGAAAGCCGAAAAGATGAATCTTTTGATCGAACGTTTGAAAACCCATGAAGGTGATTTGGCGCTGGTATTTTCGCGCACCAAGCACGGCGCGGAAAAAATGCTCAAAACGCTGCATAAAAGTGGCTTTTCGGCAGGCTCTGTGCATGGAAATAAATCACAATCGCAACGGGATCGCGCCATACGCGACTTTCGCGAGGGGGTTATCAAAGTCTTGGTGGCCACAGATGTTGCGGCGCGCGGGCTCGATATTCCCGATGTGCGGTTCGTTTACAATTATGATTTGCCCGATGTTCCGGAAAATTATGTGCATCGCATAGGCCGCACGGCGCGCGCCGGCGCTGCGGGGCAAGCCGTTGCGTTTTGCGCGCCGGATGAAATGGATGCATTAAAGGCAATTCAAAAGCTGATGGCGCTGCGCATTCCTATTGGTTCAGGCCGCCCTTGGGAAGATATTGAAATTCCAGCAGGAAAGAAAAACGGCGCCCGTCCAAGCGGAAACCGCCGCCGCAAACCCTCAGGATCTAACTCGCAGGGGGGGCATTCTGCAAAGCCGAGCATGACGGGGGCACAACGCGCGCGTCAGCGCCGCAAATCAAAAGCTGCGCGCTCTGCAGCTTGA
- a CDS encoding EamA family transporter, whose protein sequence is MSAKKGVDAQGIVFLVGLSLLLAFNQIVIKVTNQGFQPVFAAGIRSLGGLLIVWAWMYWRGIPIVLARRVLLPGLGLGLLFSFEFFCLFLALDFTSVARASILFYSMPIWLAIGAHFLLPNERLTLQRSVGLLIAMAGVIWVLADHEAATETRIWGDILALAGALGWASLALCVRLTALSNEKPEAQLFIQLLISAPVLLMFAPFFGPSLRQPELVHVLGLSFQIVAIAGFAFAFWFWLIKVYKASSVASFSFLSPMFSVVFGWIVLGEALNATVILSLGLVTIGLILVNRR, encoded by the coding sequence ATGTCAGCTAAAAAAGGCGTTGATGCACAAGGCATCGTGTTTTTGGTGGGCTTGTCGCTTCTACTGGCGTTTAATCAGATCGTCATCAAGGTTACAAATCAAGGGTTTCAGCCAGTTTTTGCGGCCGGCATTCGATCTCTGGGCGGGTTATTGATTGTTTGGGCATGGATGTATTGGCGCGGCATTCCCATCGTTCTGGCGCGCCGCGTTCTTCTTCCGGGCCTTGGCCTCGGTTTGCTGTTTTCCTTCGAGTTTTTCTGTCTGTTTTTGGCGTTAGATTTTACCAGCGTGGCGCGGGCCAGTATTTTATTTTATTCCATGCCTATATGGCTTGCGATCGGCGCACATTTTCTATTGCCCAACGAACGCCTTACTTTGCAGCGCAGCGTTGGATTGCTGATTGCTATGGCCGGCGTAATCTGGGTTTTGGCGGATCATGAAGCCGCGACAGAGACCCGTATATGGGGGGATATTCTGGCTTTGGCCGGTGCGCTTGGTTGGGCGAGCTTGGCGCTTTGCGTGCGATTAACAGCGCTGTCAAACGAGAAGCCAGAGGCCCAATTGTTCATCCAGCTATTGATATCAGCGCCGGTTCTTTTAATGTTTGCGCCTTTTTTTGGGCCCAGCCTGCGGCAACCTGAGTTGGTTCATGTTTTGGGCTTGAGCTTTCAAATCGTTGCAATCGCGGGCTTTGCTTTTGCCTTCTGGTTTTGGCTGATTAAGGTTTATAAAGCGTCCTCTGTGGCATCTTTTAGCTTTTTATCACCCATGTTTAGTGTGGTTTTTGGGTGGATCGTGCTGGGCGAGGCCTTAAATGCGACGGTAATTTTATCTCTGGGCTTGGTCACAATTGGTTTGATATTGGTCAATCGTCGGTGA
- the prfA gene encoding peptide chain release factor 1 — translation MVPVDKLQLIQQRFQYLEAKMNDGVSGDEIAKLGREYSDLKPVIDSIEEYFQTLEEIQDATNMLDDPDMRSLAEEELPRLKARLPKLESELQLALLPKDAADARPAIIEIRPGTGGEEAALFAGDLLRMYQRYCDTRGWNFEIIEEQQTELGGIKEVVAHVKGEAVFARLKYESGVHRVQRVPETESGGRIHTSAATVAVLPEAEDVDIQISSNDLRIDTMRSSGAGGQHVNTTDSAVRITHLPTGLVVTSSEKSQHRNREIAMQVLKTRLYDLERQRVDGERSADRKSQVGSGDRSERIRTYNFPQGRMSDHRINLTLYKLDQVMQGDLDEMIDALVADAQANLLAELNA, via the coding sequence ATGGTACCTGTCGATAAATTACAATTGATCCAGCAGCGCTTTCAGTATCTGGAAGCCAAAATGAATGATGGCGTATCTGGGGATGAGATTGCCAAGCTAGGCCGCGAATATTCTGATTTAAAGCCCGTTATCGACAGTATTGAAGAATATTTTCAGACGCTTGAAGAAATTCAAGACGCCACGAATATGCTGGATGATCCAGATATGCGAAGTTTGGCAGAAGAGGAATTGCCGCGCTTAAAGGCGCGCTTGCCAAAACTTGAAAGTGAATTGCAGCTCGCTTTGTTGCCCAAAGATGCCGCAGATGCACGCCCTGCTATCATAGAAATCAGGCCCGGAACGGGGGGCGAAGAAGCCGCTTTATTTGCGGGTGATCTGTTGCGGATGTATCAACGATATTGCGATACGCGCGGGTGGAATTTTGAAATCATCGAAGAGCAACAAACGGAATTGGGCGGCATCAAAGAAGTTGTTGCGCATGTGAAGGGCGAAGCGGTATTTGCACGGCTCAAATATGAAAGTGGCGTGCATCGGGTGCAACGCGTGCCAGAAACGGAAAGCGGCGGGCGCATTCACACCTCGGCTGCCACCGTTGCGGTGCTTCCCGAGGCCGAAGATGTTGATATTCAAATTTCTTCGAATGATCTTCGCATTGATACGATGCGCAGTTCAGGGGCAGGGGGACAGCATGTCAACACCACCGATTCAGCCGTTCGGATCACGCATCTGCCGACAGGGCTGGTGGTTACCAGTTCTGAAAAATCGCAGCATCGCAATCGTGAAATCGCCATGCAGGTGTTGAAAACCCGCTTATATGATCTCGAGCGTCAGCGCGTGGATGGTGAGCGCTCGGCAGATCGTAAATCTCAAGTGGGATCAGGCGATCGCTCAGAGCGAATTCGTACATATAATTTTCCGCAGGGGCGGATGTCGGATCACCGGATCAATTTGACGTTATATAAACTTGATCAAGTGATGCAGGGCGACCTCGATGAAATGATTGATGCGCTTGTCGCGGATGCGCAGGCCAATTTGCTGGCCGAGCTAAACGCATGA
- a CDS encoding nucleoside hydrolase — MTKRKIIIDTDPGQDDAVAILVALASPDELEVLGITAVAGNVPLELTQKNARIVCELANRSDMRVFAGCDRPLGRRLVTAEHVHGKTGLDGPSLPDPKMPLQDEHAVDFIIRSLREAAPKTITLCPLGPLTNIATAFQKAPDIVPMVQEIVLMGGAYFEVGNITPTAEFNIYVDPEAADIVFKSGVPIVVLPLDVTHKALVTNDRNDAFRNLNTPAGRAVADMTDFFERFDKEKYGSAGAPLHDPCVTAYLLRPQLFSGRHINVMIETQSELTRGMTVADWWRVSERPPNATFIGDLDADGFFELITERIGRL; from the coding sequence ATGACAAAGCGTAAAATCATTATTGATACCGATCCTGGCCAAGACGATGCAGTGGCTATTTTGGTGGCCTTGGCCAGCCCGGATGAACTTGAAGTTCTTGGCATCACGGCGGTTGCAGGTAACGTGCCGTTAGAGCTAACGCAGAAAAATGCGCGTATCGTTTGCGAATTGGCTAATCGATCCGATATGCGGGTATTTGCAGGCTGTGATCGCCCGCTCGGGCGGCGATTGGTAACCGCCGAGCATGTCCATGGAAAAACTGGTCTGGATGGGCCCAGTTTGCCCGATCCAAAAATGCCGCTTCAGGATGAACACGCGGTTGATTTCATCATCAGGTCGCTGCGCGAAGCGGCGCCCAAAACCATTACCCTCTGCCCATTGGGGCCCCTAACAAATATTGCCACTGCGTTTCAAAAAGCGCCTGACATCGTTCCAATGGTGCAGGAAATTGTACTTATGGGTGGGGCCTATTTTGAGGTTGGCAATATAACACCAACCGCAGAGTTTAACATTTATGTTGACCCAGAAGCTGCTGATATTGTGTTTAAATCAGGCGTTCCAATTGTTGTGTTGCCGCTTGATGTGACGCATAAGGCATTGGTCACTAATGATCGCAATGATGCGTTTCGCAATTTGAACACGCCGGCCGGCAGAGCGGTGGCGGATATGACAGATTTTTTTGAACGGTTCGACAAAGAGAAATATGGCAGCGCTGGCGCACCGTTGCATGATCCATGCGTAACCGCCTATTTACTGCGCCCTCAGCTGTTCTCGGGCCGGCATATCAATGTGATGATCGAAACCCAATCTGAATTGACCCGCGGGATGACAGTGGCAGATTGGTGGCGGGTCAGCGAAAGGCCCCCAAATGCCACATTTATTGGCGATTTAGACGCGGATGGTTTTTTTGAGTTGATTACCGAGCGCATTGGGCGCTTATAA
- a CDS encoding amidohydrolase, whose protein sequence is MPVINRIAAFADDMKGWRRHLHQMPELGLECHKTAAFVADKLSAFGISEIHQGIAKTGIVAIIEGQAPGPTIGLRADMDALPLSEETGVDWGSKEPGKMHACGHDGHTTMLLGAAKYLAETRNFKGRVALIFQPDEEQNGGAEIMVNEGILDRFEIDQVYGIHNAPGHPLGSFYTMPGPIMAGADNFDIHITGQGGHGAYPQDTKDPVIAAVGIAQALQMIVSRNARAFDQLVVSVTQIHSGTVGNIIPQTAFLNGTVRTFDPEVQNMVKSRMAEIVAGQAASYGVDARLVYEEGYPPTVNDPEKAAFAANVARQVAADGNVLENAGQEMGAEDFSYMLQKRPGAYLFLGIGEAAGLHSPNYDFNDDAAPYGASFFARLVENAQPLG, encoded by the coding sequence ATGCCGGTGATTAACCGTATTGCCGCCTTTGCTGATGATATGAAAGGCTGGAGGCGGCATTTACACCAAATGCCCGAATTGGGGCTTGAATGCCATAAAACTGCGGCATTTGTCGCCGATAAGCTTAGCGCGTTTGGAATTTCTGAAATTCATCAAGGCATTGCAAAAACTGGGATCGTTGCGATTATCGAAGGGCAGGCTCCTGGTCCAACAATTGGCTTGCGTGCTGACATGGATGCATTGCCTCTCAGTGAAGAAACAGGCGTTGACTGGGGCTCAAAAGAGCCCGGAAAAATGCACGCTTGCGGGCATGATGGGCATACAACCATGTTGCTCGGAGCAGCAAAATACCTCGCGGAAACGCGCAATTTCAAAGGCCGGGTGGCGTTGATTTTTCAACCCGATGAAGAGCAAAATGGCGGCGCCGAAATTATGGTGAATGAAGGTATTTTGGATCGGTTTGAAATTGATCAGGTTTATGGGATCCACAATGCGCCGGGGCATCCTTTGGGCAGTTTTTATACGATGCCGGGCCCGATTATGGCAGGGGCTGATAATTTTGATATTCATATCACAGGTCAGGGTGGGCATGGGGCTTATCCTCAAGATACCAAAGACCCCGTGATTGCGGCAGTAGGGATTGCTCAAGCTTTGCAAATGATTGTCAGCCGAAATGCGCGGGCGTTTGACCAGCTTGTGGTTTCGGTCACCCAAATTCACAGCGGCACCGTTGGAAATATTATACCGCAAACTGCCTTTTTAAACGGCACGGTTCGAACGTTTGACCCTGAGGTTCAAAATATGGTCAAGAGCCGTATGGCCGAGATTGTTGCGGGGCAGGCGGCTAGCTATGGCGTTGACGCGCGCCTTGTCTATGAAGAAGGCTATCCCCCCACAGTTAACGATCCAGAAAAGGCTGCATTCGCGGCCAATGTGGCGCGCCAAGTCGCGGCTGATGGGAATGTTTTAGAAAATGCAGGGCAGGAAATGGGCGCAGAAGATTTTAGCTATATGCTTCAAAAGCGCCCGGGTGCTTATCTGTTTCTTGGGATCGGAGAGGCCGCTGGCTTGCACAGCCCAAATTATGATTTCAACGATGACGCTGCGCCTTATGGCGCGTCGTTCTTTGCGCGTTTGGTGGAAAATGCCCAACCTTTAGGGTAA
- the speB gene encoding agmatinase, with the protein MALSESKTQIDHAFTRHDDKGLSFENAFGGATSFLRRRYTKDLSGVDLAVTGIPFDQAVTNRPGARFGPRAIREASSLQPFDPPYGWDFDPMSLFNIVDYGDLAFDYADVAAFPKRLKQHIETILKADVASIALGGDHYISFPILQAYAEKYGPLSLLQFDAHSDTWPDDQIDRIDHGTMFYKAVKLGLIDPESSVQVGIRTHNADTLGVHIIDARAVEEMGAAAVAQKIKTILGNKPTYLSFDIDCLDPAFASGTGTPVWGGLSSRQAASILRDIAGINMVGGDVVEVSPQYDTSGATAVAGAHIALELICIWAATRV; encoded by the coding sequence ATGGCGCTAAGCGAGTCAAAAACTCAAATAGACCACGCGTTTACCCGCCACGACGATAAAGGGCTTAGTTTTGAGAACGCGTTTGGCGGTGCCACGTCATTTTTACGGCGTCGGTATACAAAAGATCTAAGCGGGGTTGATCTGGCGGTTACCGGAATTCCTTTTGATCAGGCCGTCACCAATCGCCCTGGCGCGCGGTTTGGCCCACGCGCCATTCGAGAGGCCAGCAGCTTGCAGCCCTTTGACCCGCCCTACGGGTGGGACTTTGATCCAATGAGCTTGTTTAACATCGTAGACTATGGCGATTTGGCATTTGATTATGCCGATGTGGCGGCGTTTCCGAAACGTTTAAAGCAGCATATTGAAACGATCTTGAAAGCGGATGTGGCCAGTATTGCTTTGGGCGGCGATCATTATATCAGTTTTCCGATTTTGCAGGCTTACGCTGAAAAATACGGCCCGCTTTCCTTGCTACAATTTGATGCGCATTCTGATACATGGCCAGATGATCAAATAGATCGCATTGACCATGGCACTATGTTTTACAAAGCTGTGAAGCTTGGCTTGATTGATCCTGAGAGCTCGGTGCAAGTGGGCATTCGCACGCATAATGCCGATACGCTGGGCGTTCATATTATCGATGCGCGCGCGGTTGAAGAGATGGGCGCGGCAGCGGTTGCGCAAAAAATTAAAACAATTTTGGGAAATAAGCCTACCTATCTCAGTTTTGATATTGATTGCCTTGATCCTGCATTTGCCTCGGGAACTGGTACGCCGGTTTGGGGGGGGCTATCCTCGCGGCAGGCGGCCTCAATTCTGCGCGATATAGCGGGCATCAATATGGTGGGGGGCGATGTGGTGGAAGTGTCTCCGCAATATGATACCAGCGGCGCGACCGCGGTTGCCGGCGCACATATAGCTCTTGAATTGATTTGTATCTGGGCCGCAACGCGCGTTTGA